A section of the Carassius carassius chromosome 17, fCarCar2.1, whole genome shotgun sequence genome encodes:
- the LOC132161524 gene encoding small ribosomal subunit protein uS2-like: MSGGLDVLQMKEEDVLKFLAAGTHLGGTNLDFQMEQYVYKRKSDGVYIINLKKTWEKLLLAARAIVAIENPADVCVISSRNTGQRAVLKFASATGSTTFAGRFTPGTFTNQIQAAFREPRLLIVTDPRADHQPLTEASYVNIPTIALCNTDSPLRYVDIAIPCNNKGPHSVGLMWWMLAREVLRMRGTISREHPWEVMPDLYFYRDPEEIEKEEQALAEKAVGKEEFQGEWTAPVPDFNQPEVADWSEGVQVPSVPIQQFPASIEAPAKAAPAEVFAEDWSAQPATEDWSAAPTAQAGEWGGGTADWS; the protein is encoded by the exons ATGTCCGGAGGTCTGGATGTCCTTCAGATGAAGGAGGAGGATGTGCTGAAGTTCCTGGCAGCAGGAACCCATCTGGGAGGAACCAACCTGGACTTCCAGATGGAGCAGTACGTCTACAAGAGAAAGAGTGACG GCGTGTACATCATCAATCTAAAGAAGACTTGGGAGAAACTGCTGTTGGCTGCTCGTGCCATTGTTGCCATCGAGAATCCAGCTGATGTTTGCGTTATCTCCTCCAGAAACACTGGCCAG AGAGCTGTGCTCAAGTTCGCCTCTGCTACTGGCTCGACCACGTTTGCTGGCCGTTTCACTCCTGGAACCTTCACAAATCAGATTCAGGCTGCTTTCAGGGAGCCTCGCCTCCTGATTGTGACAGATCCTCGCGCTGACCATCAGCCACTGACTGAAGCCTCTTACGTCAACATCCCAACCATTGCCCTCTGCAACACCGACTCCCCTCTGAGATACGTCGACATTGCCATTCCATGCAACAACAAG GGTCCCCACTCTGTGGGTTTGATGTGGTGGATGTTGGCCAGAGAAGTGCTGAGGATGAGGGGCACCATCTCCAGGGAGCACCCATGGGAGGTCATGCCTGATCTGTACTTCTACAGAGATCCTGAGGAG ATTGAGAAGGAAGAGCAGGCCCTTGCTGAGAAAGCTGTTGGTAAGGAGGAGTTCCAGGGAGAATGGACCGCTCCTGTGCCCGACTTCAACCAGCCTGAGGTTGCTGACTGGTCTGAAGGTGTTCAGGTTCCATCTGTGCCCATCCAGCAGTTCCCAGCTAGCATTGAGG CTCCTGCCAAAGCTGCACCAGCTGAGGTGTTTGCAG AGGACTGGAGCGCTCAGCCTGCGACTGAGGACTGGTCTGCTGCTCCCACGGCTCAGGCCGGAGAGTGGGGCGGTGGCACTGCAGACTGGTCTTAA
- the LOC132161526 gene encoding intraflagellar transport protein 56 produces the protein MLLSRMKPAVGGEASTSSNEKKRKNKSKKIPRLEDYLNQRDYLGALTLLEFQRNSGVSVEHADLWIGFCAFHLGDHKRAMEEYKALTLRPECPVDVWVYLGCSLFFLGLYKEAEEAALKGSKSQLQNRLLFHLAHKFSDEKKLMGFHQNLEDVTEDQLSLASIHYMRSHYQEAIDIYKRILLQNREFLALNVYVALCYYKLDYYDVSQEVLAVYLQSIPDSTIALNLKACNHFRLYNGKAAETELKNLMDISSSSFQYAKELIQHNLVVFRGGEGALQVLPPLIDVISEARLNLVIYYFRQDDIQEAYKLIKDLEPTTPQEYILKGVVNAALGQDIGSRDHLKIAQQFFQLVGGSASECDTIPGRQCMASCFFLLKQFEDVLIYLNSVKSYFYNDDAFNFNYAQAKAALGNYREAEEVFLLIQNEKIKNDYVYLSWLARCYIMNQKARQAWELYLRLETSSDPFSLLQLIANDCYKMGQFYYAAKAFDALERLDQNPEYWEGKRGACVGIFQLILAGRESRETLKEVLPMLKSTGNPQVEYIIRIMKKWAKDNRVAL, from the exons ATG CTCTTGTCTCGGATGAAACCTGCAGTGGGTGGTGAAGCCTCCACCAGCTCTAAtgagaagaaaaggaaaaataaaagcaaGAAGATCCCAAGACTTGAGGATTATCTAAACCAACGAGACTATTTGGGAGCCCTGACTCTATTAGAG TTTCAGCGTAACAGCGGAGTTTCAGTGGAGCACGCAGACCTTTGGATTGGCTTCTGTGCCTTTCATTTGGGAGACCACAAGAGAGCAATGGAG GAGTACAAAGCCCTCACTTTGAGGCCGGAGTGTCCGGTGGATGTTTGGGTGTATCTGGGCTGTTCGCTCTTTTTCCTGGGGCTTTATAAAGAGGCAGAGGAGGCGGCATTAAAAG GGTCAAAATCTCAACTTCAGAATCGCCTGCTCTTTCATTTAGCTCATAAG TTCAGCGATGAAAAGAAGCTGATGGGTTTCCATCAGAACCTGGAGGACGTGACCGAGGATCAGCTGAGCTTGGCTTCCATTCATTATATGCGCTCTCATTACCAAGAGGCCATTGATATCTACAAACGCATCTTACTACAGAACAG AGAATTTCTGGCCCTGAATGTGTATGTGGCTTTGTGTTACTATAAGCTGGATTACTATGACGTGTCTCAGGAGGTGTTGGCCGTGTATCTGCAGAGTATTCCTGACTCTACTATCGCTCTCAACCTCAAAGCCTGCAACCACTTCAGACTCTACAATGGCAAAGCTGCTGAG ACGGAGTTGAAGAACCTGATGGATATCTCTTCCAGCTCGTTTCAGTATGCTAAAGAACTCATTCAGCACAATCTGGTTGTGTTTCGTGGGGGTGAGGGGGCCTTGCAGGTTTTACCTCCTCTGATTGATGTCATATCAGAGGCCAGACTCAACCTGGTCATCTACTATTTCAGACAAG ATGACATTCAGGAGGCCTACAAACTCATCAAAGACCTTGAGCCCACCacaccccag GAATATATTCTGAAGGGGGTGGTGAATGCTGCTTTGGGACAAGATATCGGATCG AGGGACCATTTAAAAATCGCCCAGCAGTTTTTCCAGTTGGTTGGAGGCTCTGCCAGTGAATGTG ACACGATACCCGGCAGGCAGTGTATGGCCTCTTGCTTTTTCCTGCTGAAACAGTTTGAGGATGTGCTTATATATCTCAACTCAGTCAAG AGTTACTTCTACAACGATGACGCATTCAACTTTAACTACGCTCAGGCCAAGGCTGCCCTGGGAAACTACAGGGAGGCTGAAGAG GTGTTCCTGCTCATCCAGAATGAGAAGATCAAGAATGATTATGTTTACCTGAGCTGGTTGGCGCGCTGCT ACATTATGAATCAGAAGGCTCGACAGGCCTGGGAGCTCTATCTCAGACTGGAAACCTCATCTGACCCTTTCAGCCTCCTGCAGCTCATCGCGAATGACTGCTACAAG ATGGGGCAGTTCTATTATGCAGCTAAAGCATTTGATGCTCTAGAGAGACTGGATCAAAACCCTGAGTACTGGGAGGGGAAGCGTGGAGCATGTGTCGGGATCTTCCAGCTCATCCTGGCAGGCCGAGAGTCCAG AGAGACACTGAAGGAGGTTTTGCCGATGTTGAAGAGCACTGGCAACCCACAAGTTGAGTACATCATCCGCATCATGAAGAAATGGGCCAAAGACAACAGAGTGGCTCTCTGA